A stretch of the Streptomyces sp. WMMB303 genome encodes the following:
- a CDS encoding antibiotic biosynthesis monooxygenase family protein: MSTEARTEGQFRVLLRMQINPGMEADFEKTWRGSTEAVTGHPACLGQWLSKSADEESTYYIVSDWVDEPGFREFETSDAHLAHRERLHPFRSQGSFNTMTVVAHVPGKAGTDAH; the protein is encoded by the coding sequence ATGAGCACGGAAGCCAGGACCGAGGGACAGTTCCGGGTGCTGCTGCGGATGCAGATCAACCCCGGTATGGAGGCCGACTTCGAGAAGACCTGGCGGGGCAGCACCGAGGCCGTCACCGGCCACCCCGCCTGCCTGGGCCAGTGGCTGTCCAAGTCGGCCGACGAGGAGTCCACCTACTACATCGTCAGTGACTGGGTGGACGAGCCCGGGTTCCGCGAGTTCGAGACCAGCGACGCGCATCTCGCCCACCGCGAGCGGCTGCACCCCTTCCGCTCCCAGGGCTCCTTCAACACGATGACCGTCGTCGCCCACGTACCGGGCAAGGCGGGCACGGATGCCCACTGA
- a CDS encoding antibiotic biosynthesis monooxygenase family protein, whose product MPTEVRVLVYQAAYDDEQLAAVRAAYHRVSKRMAEVPGMLGNELLRSPADPTALVVVSRWSDTAAFRAWEEGAGHKDDTAPLRPYRDTRLHVPFGIYEVEATY is encoded by the coding sequence ATGCCCACTGAGGTCCGCGTACTGGTGTATCAGGCGGCCTACGACGACGAGCAGCTGGCCGCGGTGCGCGCCGCCTACCACCGGGTCAGCAAGCGGATGGCGGAGGTGCCCGGGATGCTCGGCAACGAGCTGCTGCGCTCCCCCGCCGACCCGACCGCGCTCGTCGTCGTCAGCCGCTGGTCGGACACGGCGGCCTTCCGGGCCTGGGAGGAGGGCGCCGGGCACAAGGACGACACGGCGCCGCTGCGCCCCTACCGGGACACCCGCCTGCACGTCCCGTTCGGCATCTACGAGGTAGAAGCCACCTACTGA